One genomic window of Candidatus Thermoplasmatota archaeon includes the following:
- a CDS encoding multiprotein bridging factor aMBF1 — protein sequence MRCELCGTSTPRTREVVIEGTLLSVCSSCAKFGESGPTKRETKEPPTVARRLERRERRMRTRDVYKGASAEALAADYPVRIRSAREKRNLSQKELAASINEKLSIINKLEAGDMRPSDALVSKLERALEIKLREKVEEVHIEKQDGAQSMTLLDLLGDE from the coding sequence CTGAGATGCGAGCTCTGCGGGACCAGTACGCCGAGGACTAGAGAAGTCGTGATAGAGGGCACGCTCCTGAGCGTATGCTCGAGCTGCGCGAAGTTCGGCGAGAGTGGTCCCACCAAAAGGGAGACGAAAGAACCTCCCACCGTGGCGAGGCGTCTGGAACGGAGAGAGAGGCGGATGCGGACCAGGGACGTTTACAAGGGAGCTTCTGCGGAGGCTCTGGCGGCGGACTATCCGGTTCGGATAAGGAGCGCCCGTGAGAAGAGGAATCTGAGCCAGAAGGAGCTCGCGGCGAGCATCAACGAGAAGTTGAGCATCATCAACAAGCTGGAAGCCGGGGACATGAGGCCAAGCGACGCCCTCGTGTCGAAGCTTGAGAGGGCCCTGGAAATCAAGCTCAGGGAGAAGGTCGAGGAGGTCCATATCGAGAAACAGGACGGCGCACAGTCGATGACGCTCCTGGACCTGCTTGGGGATGAGTAG
- a CDS encoding proteasome-activating nucleotidase → MPVNEEDIKEFSQKLSERISMLEDKNDTILASSRRIEGEKRFVEAELMRLQKEIRRLKGELERLKTPPLIIGSIRDVLTDGRVVVKSSTGPDFIVNAADYLDRESIVVGARVALNKQTLAVMGVLPPSLDPLVTGAEVIEKPDMTYEDIGGLENEIVEIKEAVEDPLLRPDLYKKVGIEPPKGVLLVGLPGTGKTLLAKAVAHQTNATFIRFVGSELVQKYIGEGARLVRELFELAREKSPSIVFIDEIDAIGAKRLEIATSGDREVQRTLMQLLAELDGFNPLGDVKIIAATNRPDILDDALLRPGRFDRIIEIPSPTAAGREKIFAIHTREMSISGKIDFFNLAERTDGCTGADIKAICTEAGMFAIREDRDKVLTEDFLRGIDKVTGIPFQKGKEASGSMFA, encoded by the coding sequence ATCCCAGTGAACGAGGAGGATATCAAGGAGTTCTCGCAGAAGCTGTCAGAAAGAATCTCCATGCTGGAGGACAAGAATGACACGATTCTGGCTAGCTCCAGGAGAATAGAGGGCGAGAAGCGCTTCGTCGAGGCCGAGCTCATGAGGCTTCAGAAGGAGATCAGACGCCTCAAGGGAGAGCTCGAGCGGCTCAAGACGCCCCCGCTGATCATCGGTTCCATCAGGGATGTCCTCACCGATGGCCGGGTCGTCGTGAAGAGTTCCACAGGTCCCGATTTCATCGTGAACGCGGCGGACTACCTCGACCGCGAGAGCATCGTCGTGGGAGCGAGGGTTGCCCTGAACAAGCAGACCTTGGCGGTGATGGGAGTTCTCCCGCCATCCTTGGACCCTCTTGTGACCGGGGCAGAGGTCATCGAGAAGCCCGACATGACGTATGAGGACATAGGCGGTCTGGAGAACGAGATCGTTGAGATCAAGGAGGCGGTTGAGGACCCGCTGCTGAGACCAGACCTCTACAAGAAGGTGGGAATAGAGCCTCCAAAGGGCGTCCTCCTTGTCGGCCTGCCGGGAACGGGCAAGACCCTTCTGGCAAAGGCGGTGGCCCACCAGACGAACGCGACTTTCATCAGGTTCGTGGGCTCGGAACTGGTTCAGAAGTACATCGGTGAGGGCGCGCGACTTGTCAGGGAGCTCTTCGAGCTCGCCAGAGAGAAATCGCCCTCAATCGTGTTCATCGACGAGATCGATGCCATAGGGGCCAAGCGGCTGGAGATCGCCACATCCGGAGACAGAGAGGTACAAAGAACCCTGATGCAGCTCCTCGCGGAACTGGACGGTTTCAATCCCTTGGGCGATGTCAAGATAATCGCCGCGACGAATCGCCCCGACATCCTGGACGATGCGCTCCTTCGACCAGGGAGATTCGACCGCATAATCGAGATCCCGTCTCCGACAGCGGCGGGGAGAGAGAAGATATTCGCCATACACACCAGGGAGATGAGCATCTCGGGCAAGATCGACTTTTTCAACCTTGCAGAGAGAACGGACGGATGCACGGGGGCCGACATCAAGGCCATCTGCACAGAAGCGGGCATGTTCGCCATCCGCGAGGATAGGGACAAGGTCCTGACGGAGGACTTCCTAAGAGGGATAGACAAGGTCACGGGGATTCCATTCCAGAAAGGGAAGGAAGCGTCCGGAAGCATGTTCGCCTAG
- a CDS encoding DUF2240 family protein: MNELKQTVAMIFSRKGRPSMTERDFILTASMDFRWFPPKDSQKLLEVALEAELVTRKDGDVIANFDPKSVEIPLDFSPGPEVLRSRPQETDLFTQILGKIAANSEVDEKRLISKINSVQSSMDVTIEVAALIVGRELGVDLSSFHGAVGERLQSSSSGSGSLRK, encoded by the coding sequence ATGAATGAGCTGAAACAGACCGTGGCGATGATCTTCTCCCGAAAGGGAAGGCCGTCGATGACGGAGAGGGACTTCATTCTCACCGCGTCCATGGATTTCAGATGGTTCCCGCCGAAGGACTCACAGAAACTTCTGGAGGTCGCGCTGGAGGCGGAGCTCGTGACGCGCAAGGATGGGGACGTGATCGCGAACTTCGATCCCAAGTCCGTGGAGATCCCGCTCGACTTCTCTCCAGGACCGGAGGTCTTGAGGAGTAGACCGCAGGAGACGGACCTCTTCACGCAGATCCTTGGGAAGATCGCGGCGAACTCTGAAGTCGACGAGAAGCGTCTGATATCGAAGATCAACTCCGTGCAGAGTTCCATGGACGTCACGATAGAGGTCGCGGCGCTGATAGTCGGTCGGGAACTGGGTGTGGACCTCTCCTCGTTCCACGGTGCGGTCGGGGAGCGGCTTCAGTCCTCTTCCTCGGGTTCCGGTTCCCTTCGCAAATAG
- a CDS encoding FKBP-type peptidyl-prolyl cis-trans isomerase: MNLRKDRSGAFDVFITALIVLVVVLVVVVYQAWMLGLEAAPIPAPEVVERTDTIEFDYIGNFEDGRVFGTSVKSVADDDVSYPKSLSYTYPADGTFNPVLSTIGGGFVEPGAAPFFGMENKGKALESEILGMRVGETRVVALQPEEAYGMTNVSLLETRTLVETVPQYEEMSTITYSQRFSEEGPPFEGKSLKDPFWGWDVYVYYLNRTNDLVIIRHNPTPGMVVSPYSQWNTLVEDVDSAANEGLGEIRVRHQLSPEDADRVLGQSIHEKFIVTSVDPEAGTFIADFNDERAGKVLYLRITLLSISKI; this comes from the coding sequence ATGAATCTCAGGAAGGATAGGTCTGGCGCATTCGACGTGTTCATCACGGCCCTGATAGTCCTAGTCGTTGTGCTAGTGGTCGTGGTCTATCAGGCTTGGATGCTGGGACTAGAGGCCGCCCCGATCCCGGCTCCCGAGGTCGTGGAGCGAACGGACACGATCGAGTTCGACTACATCGGCAACTTCGAGGACGGGCGCGTCTTCGGAACGTCCGTCAAGAGCGTCGCTGACGACGATGTGTCCTACCCGAAATCCCTCAGCTACACGTATCCTGCGGACGGCACCTTCAACCCTGTCTTGTCGACCATAGGTGGAGGTTTCGTTGAGCCAGGTGCTGCCCCGTTCTTCGGGATGGAAAACAAGGGGAAGGCCCTGGAGAGCGAGATCCTGGGCATGCGTGTCGGGGAGACGAGAGTTGTCGCCCTACAGCCCGAGGAGGCGTACGGGATGACAAACGTGAGCTTGCTCGAGACTCGCACCCTCGTCGAGACGGTCCCCCAGTACGAGGAGATGAGCACAATCACCTACTCTCAGAGGTTCTCGGAAGAGGGTCCTCCCTTTGAGGGGAAGAGTCTCAAGGACCCCTTCTGGGGTTGGGACGTCTACGTGTACTACCTCAACAGGACCAACGACCTGGTCATCATCAGGCACAACCCGACGCCGGGCATGGTGGTCTCACCGTACTCGCAGTGGAACACCCTCGTGGAGGACGTGGACAGTGCGGCGAACGAGGGATTGGGAGAGATCAGGGTCAGACATCAGCTCTCTCCGGAGGATGCTGACAGGGTCTTGGGGCAGAGCATACACGAGAAGTTCATCGTGACCTCCGTCGATCCTGAGGCGGGGACATTCATCGCCGACTTCAACGACGAGCGTGCAGGGAAGGTTCTGTACCTTCGAATCACGCTTCTCAGCATAAGCAAGATCTAG
- a CDS encoding 4Fe-4S binding protein, which translates to MVVKSWKSEDVGCQIDIDHDLCDGDGECQDSCPTECFEIVDKKATVPNIDECIECCACQEACPTGALKHSSC; encoded by the coding sequence ATGGTAGTCAAGAGCTGGAAGAGCGAGGACGTTGGTTGCCAGATCGATATCGATCATGACCTTTGCGATGGTGACGGTGAATGTCAGGACAGTTGCCCCACCGAGTGTTTTGAGATAGTCGACAAGAAGGCGACCGTGCCCAACATCGATGAATGCATCGAGTGCTGCGCCTGCCAGGAAGCATGTCCGACTGGCGCGTTGAAGCACTCGAGCTGCTAG
- a CDS encoding DUF2321 domain-containing protein codes for MAKTVTVCPHCGSADLYYETGLITGYKYHCKNCDYVGAFVIEKDVED; via the coding sequence ATGGCAAAGACCGTCACCGTCTGCCCGCATTGCGGTTCCGCCGACTTGTACTACGAGACTGGTCTCATCACGGGATACAAGTATCACTGCAAGAATTGTGACTACGTGGGAGCCTTCGTGATAGAAAAGGACGTAGAGGACTAG